The Primulina tabacum isolate GXHZ01 chromosome 1, ASM2559414v2, whole genome shotgun sequence genome contains the following window.
ATACACGAATATCATGCTAGGCCATTTTTTATAAACCCATTGTGCTCGAAACAGAGCTATGTGTTGTCTGAAAGTAACCCAATTAACTTCTTGAccacttttgttttttaatcAAAACCAATCCGGGTCAAGTTAACGGTTCATCATAAAACTCAAGGTCGCtgatgttattttaaaataaagccATGCATTTAGAAGAAATAAACAGTGAGAATCTTTCAAACGTCTTGATCAGATAATTTGCTTCTCGTACAGTCGAGTGGTAACAATTTTTTGGTGAAATTCCAGAAATCTATAAATTCAAATTGAAGAGCAAGATATAATGTGGATTAACATGAGATTATACCAGCACATTTACCTTATCAAGAAAGAATTGGAAATATATAGGAGAAAGAAGGTTTCCAAGTACAGGAATGCTAGCAGTCAGGAttgtatttatattatttacatACCTGCAGGAATATCATCAAGGTTAacattaaaaaagaaaaaacataaACAGATTAGGATTTTGAACAGCAAGCATATCCATAAAGCCATCTTACTCCGATTGGTCACCAACACTTTCAAGCGTGCCCCAAGGAACACGTGTCATTGCAGCCATTTCAACATCAAATTTAGTTTCTATACCATTCACGAGAGTTATCAATGCTTTTGTTATAACTGCTGAAAACTCGTCCTGCACAATGTAGTGATAGGTAGGTGAGAGAGGTCGGTATGAAGGGAGCAACTGTATAATGAGGAATATGGTATTTTTCCTACCTGCACTTCAGACATATCAATCCTGTCCACAAAGACAGGATCAACTATTTTGGACACATTTTCGGCCAATTCCCCAGACtggaaaaaattcaaatattagtAGCACAGACAACAAAAGGAAATTGATACAAAGTAGAAGAAATAATGCACTGATAATATAGTCAGAAAATTCAAAGGGGGGGCAGCCACAGATAAATAGATAAAATGGAAAAAAAGAAATAGAAAACGAAATAAAAGATGCATATGTATTAATGACAGAGTAGTTATCATTACATTCTCTCAAGTTTACACGAGCGCAGATACAGCAGAATAGGTTAAATCTCCAATCAACCACTATCATACTACAGGTCAATCTGAAAATGCTAGCTAAAACCTTAGATGCCTTCTCATATGAAATAACTATCACACAGTCAGGTGCCAGATCTAACAAGTAACAAGTTCACTTGATATTGGATACAGTCGTGTGATTGACTTCATGGAGAACACCAAACATTTCTACAAAGCCCACTTGATTTGGTTgtctgaaatacaatattttgatGATAGTCTATATAGAAGGATTAcaaattaatatgattattgaAAACTAACCGTTTTGTGGCAATATTCAGCTGTATTAACTATATAACAGATCACACGTTCATCCCTGTCGGATGTCTGCAGAAAAAAAACCATCAGCGAAAAATACAGAAAAAAAGCCAACATTTGAACGAGAACGATAAAAAAACTAGAGAAGAAAAAAAACAGTTGCTTGATTTGACCAATAACTAACACAAaacacataaaaaattaaaaaataagtaCCTTTATTTGACCATCCATTCCTGTAGCAGCAGCTACAATTCCTGTACCACCCTTGGGGAGTTTGGCAAAAAGTTTTGTTGCATATGCTTTAAGAATTCTTTCAAATACCTGTTTACAGATTTAAGGATTCTTGAAAACATATATAATGGAAGCAAAGACACACCTTTAATATGATAATGTGTAAGGCCCTAAGGtccattttaaagtattttaaacccTTTTTGCGCTgctgttttaaataaaataattattgtttgATAATTAATTGTTTGATAATTGattgtcattagagtaaatggACCTCACATAATGTGTACTCCTtaaatgaaaatcataataaactCTACCTACTTCAGGCCAAAGCACAAGCCTGGAGACAAAGACGCACCTTTATCAGATTAAAGAGTGTCTGTTTTTTTGTCAAAGCACTGCATCGCTTTAAAGTCCTCCTTATAATCAAAAAAACCTTCACATAACAATCAAGGATTTAGAACAAGCATTACTCTAATCGAGAATAACGATGCAAGAAATAAAAACAGAGCTGGAAATCCTAAAAAATTAGGTACTAGGAAACTGTGCGATGTTTTGTGTGGCATTTTAGAAGGTATGAAAATCATACTCAAGGCGAGAGATTAAATTACGGAAGAACAGAACATGCCGACGATAAATTTCTACACTAAGTCCTTCGACAAAAAAATGCAGCACAATTTTGAAATCATGTTGTTGCATTTAACATGGACTACATCATTAGACATGTATTATACTTTTCTTCCACTTCAAGAATTTACTATTTGTAATTTATTCCGTGTTTCGTTTTGCAGGGAAGGACAGAGACCAAGCAAAAAGTAATTAATCCTGTGTATGTAAAAGGACAATTTTATTGAATGACGTtaaaaaacatgaacataattTGTAAATGATTTACTAACATATGACCTACGTCATAATAGTGTGGATTAATGATTCGCTTAATGTCATGTTAAATAACAGGATATCATAGTAGTAGATTGGGATAGTTTAGAAGTTGAAAACAAAAAGTCCCGAGTTTTTGAATAAACTGGAATAAGTGAAAGATACACAGGGAAAACTAAAGAATTTTCTGAAGAAAATCTCTTCACAACTGTAAGAACAAAGATTTATTTCATCTAATTGAAGTTGAGCAAAGGTGTGATAGTTGAGAGCATGAGCGaatcacaaacttattttattttactgcTAGGTAAGACTCAGAAATCAAAGTGGCATGAGTTCAATTCAGGACACATGAACCTTCTGATAAAAAATAGGTGGAGCAGGTACAAGTAGAAAAAACATAATGAAAGATGAAGGGAGACAAAAAGGAAATATTTCATTTCCGCGTGATAAGTGAAAATATTGAATGTCCGAAACCTAATATTTTGCAAAATGATCACTTGCACAATGCAGCCTACGGCAGATTAACTTTATCAATGTAAGGCTTGACACCACCAAGTGAATTCAGATTCCAACAACTTATTAAGAGAGAAGAAACAGACTTGGCATATTGAAAAAAGGAAATCAAGTCCAAGAATCAGCTTATGTTTTTCATCAACCTATTTGACTGTATTTACTTTCTTGGGAATAATAAGCAAATGCAACAACATAATTGAATGGTAAAAAAAAGGGTTATCATCTACTAGCTTTACAAAACAGATATTTCATTAGTATTCCCATTTGTTTACCTGCATGCTGCTAGATAAAATGTTAGTTTGGCTTCCCTCCTCAGTTTCCCAAGTTTCTTCCTGTAGCATATAAGATATAGAAATGCCCATTAGTGCAGAGAGATAAAacaggcccaccacttgcacaTTGTCAGGAAGTAGGAAACCTAACCTGGATAAGTTTCtccaaatgttccaaaagggtCTTCTCTTCCAGTTCCACATATACTGTCAAGTAAGGTTCAAAGCATGATGAAATGATCCCTTGAAAATTGAACTGCAACATAAAACAGTGCAATCAATATCACAAAAAATTAAGCAGTATTTTTCAGGTTAAAATCTGAACGAGGATCGAGCTACAGACTATAAATTCAGTGCACTAGAACCAGAACCATATTCAACACCTTTTTTGCAATAGATTGTCGTCGCCCTGATGCAATACAAGTTTGGAGGCTGTACTCAAagctcaaaattattttttcagaaaatatttcACATAAATTTGCCTATGATTCAGCTGAAAAATCAACCCagttgaaagaaaaaaaattacatgatTTTTTAAGCTTACTCTATCAAATGCACAATAAACAAACTAAACAATACAATCATAGCAAACAAGTAAAAGACAAATTCTAGTTATGAGATAAAATTTGGTTTCTTGGTGCACCATGCACAAGTGCCGAGCAAGGGAACTTACCCCAGCACCAGGAATGGATAAATCTTTGTGGCCATCTTGATCCTGGCTTGAGAAGAATTAAGTGCGTCAACAAGTAGCATGAATGCATGATGTAGCCAATTATAACTTGACTAGTAGTATCTATCAACttaatcaatcaataatgaaGCCACCTCATTCTCACTTCCAAGATGTGCAGCAAGCTTTTTCTCATATTTCTTTCGAATGTCTGAAACAATCTGATTGTTACTTTCCACTTTATCTTCCACATTGTCACTTTCTGATTCTCTGCTCCGACTTCCACCTCCAAATTTTTCTGCTAATTCTTCCTCAAATTCAAGAGTACGTTGCAATGCCTGTTGGACGTCAAACTTTAGAAGCATAAAAGGTAAAACTACCACAAGTTAGCTATTATTAGGTTCATTGAGCATAAATGTTAGCATTTTGATATGTGTCGATTTTGCGTGTTATTTCACGTCGTTTTGAGTCCGTTATTGCATGATTGTCTATGTTGTGTCCATATcttattcatttattttatattttgtgtATTTGAGTCAATCCTCGATTGAATTGTTTGTTTTGTAGGCAAAAGTGGCAAAAAGATGACATATAGGTGATGAAGTCCAAAACCTGGCAGAACACCTTGCGCTAGTTCGGTAAAAAATAACTGCTCCTGCGCACAACTGAAGAAAAACAAAAGCGAGAGCAGAATATGACCGCCCTACCGCAGCTTGAAGACAGAAAAAGTTACGCAGATCTCACGCAACAAGACTTTAGAAAAGAAACAAGGCAAGAAATCACAAGAAAGCATGGCAAATGTATACTAGCTTTGTGTGGGACCCCTCCATTGACAATTAGAAGCAAATCAAAGAATGTGGAAGCACTTGTCCTTATCTTGGTGTATCTCAATTTTTAGGAAACAACTGGACCAACTTAGTTTCTTGAGAAGAGGGCCACGTTTTCCTGGATGCGGTGGTACAAGAGAAGGGAGAAAAAGATGGTTGCATCAAGGAGCCGGAGGAGGCAGAAACTGAAGGAGAACACACAGCCGAGCAAGAGAGCAGCTGAGGAACAAGAACTCCAACCAGTgttttatttcttttcttttagttACGATTGAAGACTTAATTTtattcttaaacatacttgatTATGTTATTGTATTTTTATTGCATCTTTGGAGTATAATCAACTTCGGAgtgattttatatattataattgagACAGAAATGAGTTTTTATAACATGATAGAATAACAAAATACATGATCTACAACTTGCATGGACATATGAAGTTGGATACATGTTGATAGACATAGACTGAAAATAAAAAACTAGAGGATTCCATTGTTCGTTGAAGCGATTGCAAATGTTAAATAACATAGACATTTGGTTATTGCATTTTGTTAATTAGATTAATATAACTTAACATAGTATATTGATAGATTAGGGAATTCCATAAAAGACATATTTTAAGAATTGAAATTCAATCATTAGAGAAGATTAAGTTGTAGGTGAACCGAGATCCAAacaattatttgattattattttattttcaattattttgtttgtttcatctttttattttattttaatttagtttataaattaatttaattttcgtTGTAATTAGCTAACGAATTTTCTGCGGGAACGATTCTTGTACTTCGTACACTTTATTATGACTTGACTTGTGCACTTGCGATTTATTCGAACTTAAAAGATTAATTTTATTGAGGAATTTATTGTGTAAGAAATGTTCGATCACATGTGATGGGGTCCACAGACAGTGTGTCCCCCATGAAAAAGCCACATAGAGAGGCTGGCTCACAATCTCAGACTATAGATCCACCGCAACCTGACCTACAAGGTGGACTTTGCAGAAATAGGAATTCCACAAGGGAGTGGAGCATGTCAAATAATAATGATCAAACTTTATTAACCTTTGTCCCTGGGATGAGCAAGAGACAAAAGGCTCAACCAGGAGTGCCAGCAAACACCATACCCAGTAAACATATTTCAGATGGCCAATGTTTAATTGGTGAAAGAGACCACCAATATTTTGGTAAAAATGCCTAGGAAATGAGAAATCGATAGCTAATCAAAATTGGATAAGACTGGTGACCACCAATATTTTGGTAAAAAGCCTAGGAAATGAGAAATCGATAGCTAATCAAAATTGGATAAGACTGATGACATGAACACAcacaaacaaaaagaaaaagaaaacctGAAAGATTATTAAAGATAAACCAGTATAAATTAAATTTCAGATGTATAGCAAACAGGAAGcaaagcttaataaaattacaGACAATGATGCATGCACGTGATTCTCAATTGTTGAGAATTTAGATTATGCATCTCTGGTAATTCAAGGTACAAGGACATCGCTTCTGACAATTTGGTTACTGGCCACTTAAACACATTGATGGTAAACTTAAAACAATTTGAGAACTTTACAACAAGATATTAAAAGGATCTCACCACTAATATTGTTCCTACATCTGGCTTTTCTTTAAGATTATTGAGAATCTCCACCATTTGTGTCCTGGAGTCACAGAGAAACCAATGCAAGGTCAGAGTTTTGTGAAAATCTCATGAAAAGTTTTACAGCATTTCTAGGCAATGGAAATGttattagatttattttcaaagTCTCTACAACAGCAAGCTTGGAAACATCACACAGACCATCTCATAACAAGCTTTCAAGTAAATATCCCACGTAAGCAGcttatataaatatgaaaaaatcaTCTTTATAAACACCATACTAGAAACATATCTGgaagtaatcataaatcatcacCAAGCACAGAAAAAAGATTTTTCTAGGTTTTGATGTAAAAATTAAGTGTCCGAGATTGCTGCTACAGCCATTCAATAGCCAACAAATTGAACACACCAAAAGCTAAATACTTGCTCACTCGCAGTTCTTTGGCCAGATACCAACACATTAATCAGAAAATCATGTGAGCAAGGAGAAAATTTTAAACAGGAAGCTTCCTAGAGAATTATACCAGAAAACGCAAATGAAGGTAAATCACCAACCTTGTCAATTTGCAGAACTGGATGCAGAGCAGATAGGGAACATGCCATGAAGATGGAAAAAGTTTCCAAATCTCTTCATTAGTTCTCAGTCGACGCTTGATCCAGGCATACCGTCTTTCTGTTTTATCCAGCTTTGCTAATTCTGTCAAATataagacatatcaaatgaacGTAAAAAATCAAAAGAATGCCAggacaaaaaatttattttgcacACCAGCTCCCTCAAAAATTTGTTGATATGAAGTAAGTTCCCTGCTGCAAAAATTCTTTACTAACTCTTCCCTGACCGATGGTTCTAAAGCATCGACAACTAGACAAGCATCTGATAGCTGCTGCAGTAGATGAGTTTCTTCTGTCTCTTTTCCTGTACCTAAGCTGTGGAGAATTGATATCGTGAAATTTTAACAGAACAGAGAAAAAGGGGAAGAAAGCATAGGAGGAAAAATGGCAAAAAGAAATACGGTGGAAGATGCACGTTCTACAAAAAATGAAACTTAACCCAAAATAAGTTTGGTTAACAAAGCAAACAAACACCGCCATCAATTCATTTTACAAAGAAAAGTTTACACAGTACTCACCACAACTATCTAAAAAAAGTTACAAAAAACGTGTCATAACGAGATAGCAATTACGCCGGAAATAAGGAAAAAACAGAAAGCAATTTCAGAACCATGTTTTAAAATGGTAactttttttataattgttttaaaatgtattgatatataataTGCAGTATGTTTTCACATGCTTCTACGAGTATATCTAAAATCTCGCAGTAATAATTCCAATGAGAACTTTTGCATTATTACACATTACGCATAATTTTGCGGTGATAATTCTATCTAGAACTTTTGAGTTATTACACATTCAGTATTCtctctattttatttcctttGCAGCAAAGCTTTCGGCTACTTTGCCTCAACATTAATGACTGGTTGTGATGCCAAAATAGATAAAGGAAAGGAAAATGATAGTATTTAAACACACTTATAATTCCTGAAATTAGCTTATCGCAAGACTTGAAGACAAGATATAGAAGCAGCATTCAGGATTGATCTACAGCtatcaaatacaacaaacctggaGAAATCTGAAAACACATGTGACTTTAGTATTTGTTTGATGCTCTTAAATTTCTCCCGAAGTTCTGTAATCTTTGGAACATTTCTGTAAGCATCAAAGTGACCGCATAACTGATTGACAGCCTGAAATGCATTGCAAACCCATGAATTATGCAAAATATACAATGGAGTAAATTTGCACAGATAATGTCAATCAATAATGTATAACAAGAAACTAACATAGATGCATAGTTACGTCAAAGGTAAAAAGAAACTGTAAATTAATTGCTTGGGGTGTTCCTAAACCATTCAACACGGTTGAAGCaatgataaattttaaaattatgtataaaaataCAAACTCTTAGAGAGCACAAGATGACAGCcgcatattaaaattaaaattcacaATTACCATGTACCCATTGCAATTAATAGTCCAATCTGATATACTTATAAACTTGAGATCAAAAAACATTTCAAATCCTTTTAGGTTAGTGGATTGTGAAAACAAAAATACAACTGCCCGGGACACCAAAAGACAAGCTTTAATTATATATCACGATGAAGCAAAACATGGATTAAGTATCTGTTCCTGGTCAAATAAAATCTTGACAGAAGAAACAACGAAAACAAAAGCAGCATTAAATATACTCAACAAAATAAACTCAGAACTGTCAAATAAACACACACTTAGGTATATTGAATCCCTCTGACTGTTTCACAAATTATTATAGTCATAAAAGTGCTATGACTGGTATACCCTCGTCATGTTTTCAGAACCCATGGAaaaaatattcatgaaaatACAAACATCTCAAGGTAGCTAGTTTGGGTAtaattcaatgaaaaatgcCCCAAGATAAACTTCTAGAACATGCTAATAATGTGGCGATGAATGTAGGTCTGCGAGTGCTTAAAACAGCATGTCACAGTCCATGCAAGAATTGAAGCCAACTACATGTAGATAAATAAAATTTGGACTAGAAAACTTTTAATCATTATCAAGTTCAAACGTGATATCAGTTCCAAAAAATATCACACACATGCAACGTCTAAGTTTGAAGCTAGATTTTTTTATCTTTCTAGATTCATTCTAATGTTCTACCAATTATAATACCCAAATGGCGTAGCATCTATTAGTTTGCTTCATTCTTACAAAAAATGATAATTGTACCATAAATATACGATAGTTTGTATGGAATTTATGTCGAATTTAATTGCCTTAGGAAAGACTCTTGATTGTTTTACATCATGACCTCGACCGACTTTTAAATGTATCATAATTGCTTCCCAATGATAAAAGCCTCGTAATCacccaaaaaaaatttagttaGAAAAGAGTTACTGGATGACCTCCTTGCCTATAACCTTACACCATAAATTATATGaggtatttaatatttattattgtcAGAAGTGATATTTTTTCTTAAGCCTTGAATGAAAATTCTGCCTTCACTAATCACTAACAGCCAATTGACCTAAAGGAGCTCCATATTTAAATAAGCTAATATTATGTATCAAGTTATCAACATATTCCAGCCCTGAAAGATGTTTCTAAAATAGCAAGTTAAACCTGAAATAGAACGAGAAGTCCACGTATATAAAACGCGAGGATTATTAGATAATCGAAGACAAGCTGGTACGCAGTTGTTTAGTACCTCAAGCTGCGCAGCTGCCTCCTTGTATTGCCTTTTGGAAGCCATGACTTGGAGTTGTTCTACGGCAGAGACTGCATGCAAAACAGAGATTGCATTAATTCTAACAgaatcacataattaattaactcGTATTTGATTTTCTTTCTTAGTATAAAGGAATGATTCCCAGTTAAACCCTGGTGCAGTTGCCGACATAGATTCCATAAAATGAAAATTGCCCAAACAAACTTTTAAAAGGAAGATGGTGCTGTTTGGTTGATATGTTCTACCGATTTCAAAGCACATCATGTGACATAACACACATCATCTTCAACCACGATAATCTCACAAGTGACTCGaacaattcatattcaaatcaaTCATTGCATACAATATCAGTCAGCCTACAAAACATGTAATTCGAACTCCACCTTACGTTCCACCGATATTCTTTAAAACTTTCACATCTCGGTCGGACATCAAACATGTAATTCAAACTCCATTTTATATTCAACTgatattctttaaaaatcataagaTGTGAGAGGTGCGAGTGAATCAAACACAACCAAAAGATCCAAGCACACTTCAATtgccaaaaaaagaaaaagtggTGAAActtaaacaaaatgaaaatcatAAGGATCTCGCTAAATAATATCAAACCCgaaaagtaaaaacaaaaacaaaatttttttaaaaatttaacctTGAATCAATCATATCTGCTAAAACATGATGAAAATTCAACAAGAAAGCTCTTATTTAAAAAACTGTACAGCAAACA
Protein-coding sequences here:
- the LOC142537269 gene encoding vacuolar protein sorting-associated protein 53 A: MAKTDKQRALDYINQMFPTEASLSGVDPLMQKIHVEIRRVDAEILAAVRQQSNSGSKAREELAAATHAVQELIGKIREIKTKAEQSETMVQEICRDIKKLDFAKKHITTTITALHRLTMLVSAVEQLQVMASKRQYKEAAAQLEAVNQLCGHFDAYRNVPKITELREKFKSIKQILKSHVFSDFSSLGTGKETEETHLLQQLSDACLVVDALEPSVREELVKNFCSRELTSYQQIFEGAELAKLDKTERRYAWIKRRLRTNEEIWKLFPSSWHVPYLLCIQFCKLTRTQMVEILNNLKEKPDVGTILVALQRTLEFEEELAEKFGGGSRSRESESDNVEDKVESNNQIVSDIRKKYEKKLAAHLGSENEDQDGHKDLSIPGAGFNFQGIISSCFEPYLTVYVELEEKTLLEHLEKLIQEETWETEEGSQTNILSSSMQVFLIIRRTLKRCSALTKKQTLFNLIKVFERILKAYATKLFAKLPKGGTGIVAAATGMDGQIKTSDRDERVICYIVNTAEYCHKTSGELAENVSKIVDPVFVDRIDMSEVQDEFSAVITKALITLVNGIETKFDVEMAAMTRVPWGTLESVGDQSEYVNNINTILTASIPVLGNLLSPIYFQFFLDKLASSLGPRFYLNIFKCKQISETGAQQMLLDTQAVKTILLDVPSLGKKTSVAAGYSKFVSREMSKAEALLKVILSSTDSVADTYCALLPEGTPSEFQRILDLKGLKRTDQQTILDDYNKRGAGTYQTSLKTVIPSAPSTMVAAPVIANPIAPGIIPLKEEIVARAAALGRGAATTGIRRFLALTESTTKDRKDGAFRKLFIG